One genomic region from Kamptonema formosum PCC 6407 encodes:
- a CDS encoding PspA/IM30 family protein gives MGLFDRISRVVRANLNDMVNKAEDPEKILEQSIIDMQEDLVQLRQAVASAIATQKRTQTQYAQAESQANQWQSRAQLALQKGDENLAREALVRKKSYAETAATLKASLDQQTGQMESLKRNLVALESKISEAKTKKDMLKARISAAKAQEQLNSTIGSLNTSSSMGAFERMEEKVLQMEARAGASAELAAGSGLEQEFLKLEAGGGVDDDLAALKAQMNLAPATTGSLPAAGQTSGTSNSVVDPELEELRSQLNKI, from the coding sequence ATGGGATTATTTGATCGCATTAGCCGAGTTGTGAGAGCCAATCTCAACGATATGGTCAATAAGGCTGAAGACCCAGAAAAGATTTTAGAACAGTCCATCATTGATATGCAGGAAGACTTGGTGCAGTTGCGCCAAGCTGTTGCTAGCGCGATCGCTACTCAAAAACGCACCCAGACACAGTACGCTCAGGCTGAATCTCAAGCCAACCAGTGGCAATCGCGAGCTCAGCTAGCTCTCCAAAAAGGAGATGAAAATTTGGCCCGCGAAGCGCTAGTTCGCAAGAAGTCTTACGCGGAAACGGCGGCGACGCTGAAGGCTAGCTTGGATCAGCAAACTGGTCAGATGGAAAGTCTCAAGCGCAACTTGGTCGCTCTGGAAAGCAAGATTTCCGAAGCTAAAACTAAGAAGGATATGCTTAAGGCGCGGATCTCTGCTGCTAAGGCTCAGGAGCAATTAAATAGCACGATCGGCTCCCTGAATACAAGCAGCTCTATGGGTGCTTTCGAGCGGATGGAAGAAAAAGTCTTGCAGATGGAAGCTCGTGCAGGTGCATCGGCGGAGTTGGCTGCTGGCTCTGGTTTGGAACAAGAGTTTCTGAAGTTGGAAGCTGGCGGTGGCGTTGACGATGATTTGGCGGCTCTGAAGGCGCAGATGAATTTGGCTCCAGCGACAACTGGTTCTCTCCCTGCGGCGGGTCAAACTTCTGGCACGTCGAATTCCGTTGTCGATCCTGAACTGGAAGAGTTGCGATCGCAGCTCAATAAAATCTAG
- a CDS encoding PspA/IM30 family protein codes for MGLFDRIWRVIRANINSLVGAAEDPEKILEQSVMDMQEDLVQLRQAVAQAIATQKRSERQCAQSESAASEWYQRAQLALQKGEENLAREALTRRKSYQETASALKAQLEQQSSLVTKLKDNMRVLEGKISEARTKKDMYIARARSAKASEKLNEMMGNLNTGSALGAFERMEEKVMQLEARSEAIAELGTSDLEKKFLSLEGANDVDAELEAMKAQMIPGGTSPRLPSGE; via the coding sequence ATGGGATTATTTGACCGCATCTGGCGAGTGATTCGCGCCAATATTAATAGTTTGGTTGGCGCGGCGGAAGATCCAGAAAAGATTCTGGAACAGAGCGTGATGGATATGCAGGAGGATCTGGTGCAGCTTAGACAGGCAGTAGCACAGGCGATCGCTACTCAAAAGCGTAGTGAGCGACAATGCGCCCAATCTGAGTCTGCTGCTTCAGAATGGTATCAGCGAGCCCAGTTAGCGCTGCAAAAAGGAGAGGAAAATTTGGCGCGGGAAGCTCTAACGCGGCGGAAATCTTACCAAGAGACGGCATCAGCGCTTAAGGCGCAGCTAGAACAGCAGAGCAGCCTGGTGACTAAACTCAAGGATAATATGCGGGTCTTGGAGGGGAAAATTTCGGAGGCAAGAACTAAAAAAGATATGTACATTGCCCGTGCGCGATCGGCTAAGGCCTCTGAGAAGTTGAATGAGATGATGGGAAATCTGAACACAGGGAGTGCTTTAGGCGCTTTTGAGCGGATGGAGGAGAAAGTGATGCAACTGGAAGCTCGCTCAGAGGCGATCGCAGAACTTGGAACTAGCGATTTAGAAAAGAAATTTCTCTCCTTAGAGGGAGCGAACGATGTTGATGCTGAGCTGGAAGCGATGAAAGCGCAAATGATCCCTGGCGGCACTTCACCTAGATTGCCTTCTGGCGAGTGA
- the menD gene encoding 2-succinyl-5-enolpyruvyl-6-hydroxy-3-cyclohexene-1-carboxylic-acid synthase gives MIDFRNTNTLWSSILVETWQRLGLTTAIICPGSRSTPLTIAFAQNSKVETIPILDERSAAFFALGIAKKTGFPVAVVCTSGTASANFFPAIIEAKESKISLLILTADRPPEMRGCHAGQAIDQVKLYGNYPNWQTELALPSAETGMLNYLRQTAIHAWEQALFPVPGPVHLNIPFREPLAPIPEIATTALQAKFSPENFFDSCHFLPGNNEEYGSKISPKSENFLTDLFHQKYHKILVIAGIAQPQFPEIYCHAVAQISQSLGAPVLAEGLSPLRNYSQLNPDLISTYDLILRNQEIAEKLTPDIVIQLGELPISKNLRTWLEDTQPRRWIIDPSDRNFDPLHGKTSHLRTSVESIASILFERKFTESSSTNEYLQLWCNTEAKIRTAIDQKMNTINNIVEPKAAWLISQILPTATPIFIANSMPVRDVEFFWVPNNLNIQPFFNRGANGIDGTLSTALGIAYRNQSSVLLTGDLALLHDTNGFLLKNKFVGHLTIILINNNGGGIFEMLPIAKFEPTFEEFFATPQNINFSQLCATYGVEHEIINSWEQLKQRLNPLPSSGIRALELQTNRREDAQWRKDNLSKFSYS, from the coding sequence ATGATAGATTTTCGTAATACAAATACCCTTTGGTCTTCCATCTTAGTAGAGACTTGGCAACGTCTAGGATTAACCACCGCTATCATTTGTCCAGGCTCCCGTTCTACACCATTGACAATTGCCTTTGCTCAGAATAGTAAAGTCGAAACAATCCCCATCCTTGATGAACGTTCAGCAGCATTTTTTGCATTAGGAATAGCAAAAAAAACTGGTTTTCCAGTAGCAGTTGTTTGTACCTCTGGAACTGCTAGCGCTAACTTTTTTCCTGCCATAATTGAAGCTAAAGAAAGTAAAATTTCTCTACTAATATTAACAGCAGATCGTCCTCCAGAAATGCGTGGATGTCATGCAGGTCAAGCCATTGACCAAGTTAAATTATATGGCAATTACCCCAATTGGCAAACTGAATTAGCCTTGCCATCTGCGGAAACAGGAATGCTAAACTATTTGCGGCAAACAGCAATTCATGCTTGGGAACAGGCACTTTTTCCTGTTCCCGGCCCAGTCCATCTCAATATTCCCTTTCGCGAGCCTCTTGCACCTATTCCAGAAATAGCAACCACAGCATTACAAGCTAAATTTTCTCCCGAAAATTTCTTTGATAGCTGTCATTTTTTGCCTGGTAATAACGAAGAATATGGGAGTAAAATATCCCCAAAAAGTGAAAATTTTTTGACTGATTTATTCCATCAAAAATATCATAAAATACTTGTCATTGCTGGCATCGCGCAGCCTCAATTTCCCGAAATATATTGCCATGCAGTTGCACAGATTTCTCAATCTTTAGGAGCGCCAGTTTTAGCAGAAGGACTATCACCCTTAAGAAATTACTCTCAATTAAATCCCGATCTAATTTCCACTTATGACTTAATTCTACGAAACCAAGAAATAGCAGAAAAATTAACACCAGATATTGTCATTCAACTAGGCGAATTACCCATCAGTAAAAACCTCCGAACTTGGTTAGAAGATACCCAACCTAGACGATGGATAATTGACCCTAGCGATCGCAATTTTGACCCGCTGCATGGTAAAACTTCCCACCTAAGAACATCAGTAGAATCTATTGCTTCTATACTTTTTGAGAGGAAATTTACCGAGTCCAGTTCAACCAACGAATATCTGCAATTATGGTGTAACACCGAAGCCAAAATCAGAACAGCTATTGACCAGAAAATGAATACTATTAATAATATAGTGGAACCAAAAGCTGCTTGGCTAATTTCCCAAATTTTACCAACCGCAACCCCGATATTTATTGCCAACAGTATGCCAGTGAGAGATGTAGAATTTTTCTGGGTTCCTAATAACTTAAATATACAACCTTTTTTTAATCGAGGAGCTAATGGAATTGATGGCACTTTATCAACAGCTTTAGGCATTGCCTACCGCAATCAAAGTAGTGTGCTGTTAACAGGAGATTTAGCCCTTTTACACGATACAAATGGATTTTTACTGAAAAATAAATTTGTCGGGCATCTAACAATTATTTTAATTAATAACAACGGTGGTGGCATTTTTGAAATGTTGCCTATAGCTAAGTTTGAACCTACCTTTGAAGAATTTTTTGCTACTCCCCAAAATATTAACTTTTCCCAGTTATGTGCAACTTACGGGGTTGAACATGAGATTATTAATTCTTGGGAACAGTTAAAACAACGTTTAAACCCACTACCTAGCAGCGGTATTCGCGCCTTAGAATTACAAACAAACCGACGGGAAGATGCTCAATGGCGTAAAGATAATCTGAGCAAATTTTCCTATTCATAG
- a CDS encoding ShlB/FhaC/HecB family hemolysin secretion/activation protein — translation MPPVTSPAMPRKLFIGFLRINFTVALLCNCSVTAFYPQPLRAQTAESNLTLSEVSSQSPLLPSPTLVKGRMLDRGGEISYSTELKAALIPSSPAVSQFAKSWGKQSQSLMMAVPEDERSRILSSIPLVIPPKNIANRLDISSNEGLDNSQVSQLPNPGIPTPPPQPELPIPSPLPPPEELLQPSTPAPGDREEIPNVPGTVTVERFEVVGSTVFSKEELDKLLADFTGRPISFAELLQARSAVTQLYISKGYITSGALIPPQSMTGGVVKIQAIEGRLESISVAGNQRLNPEYVRSRLAIATQAPLNQNQLLEALQLLQLNPLIQNISAELQAGSRPGLNLLEVRIKEAKTLNSRIFADNGRSPSVGTFRRGAEIGSGNVSGRGDRASLTYTNTDGSNSVELNYTLPVNPRNGTVSFQLSRSKSNIIEPPFDELDIEAKSRDYELTYRQPIVQTPNQEIALGISAARRESDTFLLGVEYPLSPGSDDRGRTRIFAVRAFQEYTQRGARQVFAARSQFSLGIGAFDASVNNSEPDGQFLAWRGQAQYLRLLAPDTLLLLRSDVQLAAGELVPLEQIGLGGLDTVRGYRQDLLLTDNGVFASAEVRYPIYRTGDKKGILQLTPFIDFGRAWNSGSKGEPDPNTLVSAGLGLRWQYGDRFTARFEWGIPLIEVKSSDRTLQERGLYFSIEFKPF, via the coding sequence ATGCCTCCTGTCACATCACCTGCTATGCCCCGGAAACTTTTCATCGGCTTTTTAAGGATAAATTTTACAGTCGCACTGCTTTGTAACTGCTCAGTTACAGCATTTTATCCTCAGCCATTAAGAGCTCAAACTGCTGAAAGCAACCTCACATTATCGGAAGTATCATCACAAAGTCCACTTCTTCCCAGTCCTACCCTTGTTAAGGGGAGAATGCTCGATCGAGGGGGTGAGATTTCGTACTCAACTGAGTTGAAAGCTGCTTTAATTCCATCAAGTCCGGCTGTTTCTCAATTTGCCAAGAGCTGGGGGAAGCAATCTCAAAGCCTGATGATGGCGGTTCCAGAAGACGAGCGATCGCGAATATTATCCTCAATTCCGCTGGTAATTCCACCTAAAAACATTGCCAATAGGCTAGATATCAGCTCAAATGAAGGCTTAGACAACTCACAAGTATCTCAGCTTCCCAATCCTGGGATACCTACTCCGCCGCCACAGCCAGAATTACCAATACCATCGCCTTTACCTCCTCCAGAAGAACTCCTCCAGCCTTCAACGCCAGCTCCCGGCGATCGTGAAGAAATCCCCAATGTTCCAGGGACGGTGACAGTCGAGCGGTTTGAAGTAGTTGGTAGCACTGTCTTCAGTAAAGAAGAATTAGACAAGTTACTAGCAGATTTTACGGGTCGCCCGATCTCTTTTGCCGAACTGCTGCAAGCTCGTTCGGCTGTAACGCAACTTTACATCAGCAAAGGCTACATCACTTCCGGCGCACTGATTCCGCCTCAAAGTATGACGGGGGGTGTGGTCAAGATTCAGGCGATCGAAGGTAGGTTAGAAAGTATTAGTGTGGCAGGGAATCAGCGGCTTAATCCTGAGTATGTACGGAGTCGATTGGCGATCGCTACTCAAGCTCCTCTGAATCAAAACCAGCTATTAGAAGCTCTGCAACTGCTGCAACTCAACCCCCTCATCCAAAATATCTCCGCTGAGCTGCAAGCAGGATCGCGCCCCGGTTTAAACTTGCTGGAAGTGCGGATTAAAGAAGCAAAAACTTTGAACTCACGCATTTTTGCTGATAATGGGCGCTCTCCCAGCGTGGGGACTTTCCGACGGGGGGCAGAAATTGGCTCAGGTAATGTATCGGGTAGGGGCGATCGCGCCAGTTTGACTTATACAAACACAGATGGCAGTAATAGTGTGGAGCTTAACTACACGCTACCTGTGAATCCACGTAATGGCACTGTCAGTTTTCAGCTCAGTAGGAGCAAGAGCAATATTATTGAGCCGCCCTTTGACGAACTGGACATTGAAGCCAAAAGCCGTGACTACGAATTAACCTACCGCCAGCCAATAGTCCAAACTCCTAACCAAGAAATTGCCTTGGGGATCAGTGCTGCTCGGCGAGAAAGCGATACCTTTTTGTTGGGCGTAGAATATCCTTTGTCACCCGGATCTGACGATCGCGGCAGAACTCGCATTTTTGCAGTTAGAGCCTTTCAGGAATACACCCAGAGGGGAGCCAGACAAGTTTTTGCGGCGCGATCGCAATTCAGTCTCGGAATCGGAGCCTTTGATGCTAGTGTCAACAATTCCGAACCTGACGGTCAATTTCTGGCCTGGCGGGGTCAAGCACAGTATTTGCGCTTGCTAGCACCAGATACGCTGTTGTTATTGCGATCGGATGTGCAATTAGCTGCTGGGGAACTCGTACCCTTGGAGCAAATTGGTTTGGGAGGCTTAGACACTGTGCGGGGTTATCGTCAAGATTTATTGCTGACGGATAATGGAGTTTTTGCTTCCGCTGAGGTCAGGTATCCAATTTATCGCACCGGCGATAAAAAAGGGATTTTGCAGCTAACGCCGTTTATTGACTTTGGTAGAGCTTGGAATAGCGGTTCTAAAGGAGAACCTGACCCGAATACTTTGGTATCTGCGGGGTTAGGTTTGCGGTGGCAATATGGCGATCGCTTTACAGCTCGCTTTGAGTGGGGAATTCCTTTGATTGAAGTCAAATCTAGTGACAGAACCCTGCAAGAAAGAGGGCTGTATTTTTCTATAGAGTTTAAACCTTTTTAG
- the grxC gene encoding glutaredoxin 3, whose product MLDFLNPILGRHPERIKANVEIYTWQTCPYCMRAKLLLWWKGVNYTEYKIDGDEAARNQMAERANGRRSVPQVFINNEHVGGCDDIYKLDGNAQLDPLLSQPSA is encoded by the coding sequence ATGCTTGATTTCCTCAATCCTATTTTAGGCCGCCATCCAGAACGCATTAAAGCCAATGTGGAAATTTATACTTGGCAAACTTGTCCTTACTGCATGAGGGCAAAATTATTGCTGTGGTGGAAAGGCGTAAACTATACTGAATACAAAATTGACGGCGACGAAGCAGCTAGAAATCAAATGGCTGAACGTGCAAATGGACGGCGTAGCGTACCGCAAGTTTTCATTAATAATGAGCACGTTGGTGGTTGTGATGACATCTATAAATTAGATGGAAATGCACAGTTAGATCCGTTGTTAAGTCAGCCATCTGCTTAG
- a CDS encoding RNA-guided endonuclease InsQ/TnpB family protein encodes MLVLEAKLKGKNWQYKLLEEAIRTANFVRNKALLYWMDNRGVSKNDLQKLCATLAKEYDWAGKLNSQVRQSSADRAWNGISRFYKNCKEGKPGKKGYPKFKKRGHSVEYKQTGWRLAEDRKRIAFTDGFKAGTFKLIGTRDLSFYQPEQIKRVRVVKRADGFYCQFLIDVERSEPQSPTGKAVGIDLGLEFFYTDSEGNQIENPRFLRKSEKSLKRLQRRVSKRKKGSKNRRKAINKMARKHLKVSRQRREFAVRTARALTVSSDAIAYEDLKVSNMVKNHKLAKSISDAAWSMFTNWVDYFAKIRGVHVVEVAPHFTSQDCSRCGTRVKKSLSTRTHKCPSCGLIEHRDLNAAKNILAKGLGINTVGHTGISKLEEIGSLACSEQSEWVKSGH; translated from the coding sequence ATGTTGGTACTAGAAGCAAAATTGAAAGGAAAAAATTGGCAGTACAAATTGCTAGAGGAAGCAATTCGCACTGCCAATTTTGTTCGCAATAAAGCTTTGCTGTACTGGATGGACAATCGGGGAGTTAGTAAAAACGATCTTCAGAAACTTTGTGCAACCTTAGCCAAGGAATATGATTGGGCGGGGAAATTAAATTCCCAAGTCAGACAATCATCTGCTGATAGAGCTTGGAATGGTATTTCTCGGTTCTACAAAAACTGTAAAGAAGGCAAACCAGGAAAGAAAGGTTATCCAAAGTTCAAGAAACGCGGCCATTCTGTCGAATACAAGCAAACTGGATGGAGGTTAGCTGAAGACAGGAAACGCATCGCTTTTACCGATGGATTCAAAGCGGGAACATTCAAACTCATAGGAACTCGCGACTTAAGCTTTTATCAGCCCGAACAGATCAAACGAGTCCGGGTTGTTAAAAGAGCCGATGGCTTCTATTGCCAATTCCTGATTGATGTAGAGCGTTCTGAGCCACAGTCGCCAACTGGTAAAGCAGTAGGAATTGATTTGGGGTTAGAGTTTTTCTATACCGATTCAGAAGGCAACCAAATCGAAAACCCTAGATTTTTGAGAAAGTCAGAGAAATCTTTAAAGAGATTGCAACGACGGGTTTCTAAAAGGAAAAAGGGTTCTAAAAACAGAAGAAAGGCTATCAATAAGATGGCTCGGAAACACTTGAAGGTTAGTAGGCAACGCCGAGAATTTGCGGTAAGAACTGCAAGGGCGTTAACAGTATCTAGCGATGCGATTGCCTATGAAGACTTGAAAGTGTCAAACATGGTAAAAAATCATAAGCTTGCCAAATCTATTTCAGATGCGGCATGGTCGATGTTCACTAATTGGGTTGACTATTTTGCCAAAATACGTGGGGTTCACGTTGTAGAAGTAGCGCCTCATTTCACATCTCAAGATTGCTCAAGGTGTGGGACAAGAGTTAAGAAATCGCTATCGACTCGTACCCATAAATGCCCATCTTGTGGATTGATTGAACATCGAGATTTGAATGCGGCTAAAAATATTTTGGCTAAGGGTTTAGGAATAAATACGGTGGGGCACACCGGAATTTCTAAGCTTGAGGAGATTGGATCTCTGGCTTGTTCTGAGCAATCAGAATGGGTTAAGTCCGGTCATTGA
- a CDS encoding HAD-IA family hydrolase — translation MYLTTAARLGIHPSKCVAFEDSVRGMNSAKAARMKCIVVPALEERADPRFAIADFKLDSLEAIDESWLKNLRLLKS, via the coding sequence GTGTATCTAACAACTGCTGCTCGTTTGGGCATACATCCAAGCAAGTGCGTAGCGTTTGAAGACTCCGTTCGGGGTATGAACAGCGCTAAGGCAGCAAGGATGAAATGTATCGTTGTGCCAGCACTAGAGGAACGAGCAGATCCCCGGTTTGCGATCGCAGATTTCAAGCTAGATTCACTTGAAGCGATCGACGAGTCTTGGCTAAAAAATTTGAGGCTGTTAAAAAGCTAG
- a CDS encoding HAD family hydrolase, with protein MCKAEVEIFNALGVPLKESMCSQTMGLRIDEVVSHWYAIFPWTGVSQSAVAKQIINRLTLPRLKAVGFLNQ; from the coding sequence ATGTGCAAAGCAGAAGTGGAGATATTTAACGCTCTGGGAGTCCCACTAAAAGAGAGTATGTGTTCTCAAACAATGGGTTTGCGTATTGATGAGGTTGTCAGTCATTGGTATGCCATATTTCCTTGGACGGGTGTTAGTCAGTCCGCAGTAGCCAAACAGATTATCAATCGGTTGACACTCCCACGCCTAAAGGCGGTGGGATTCTTGAATCAATGA